One part of the Anaeromyxobacter sp. Fw109-5 genome encodes these proteins:
- a CDS encoding ammonium transporter: protein MNTRRASTVLGGLAATAAALLLAPAVLASEPQAAAAAPAFTQELADAIANQKIAIDTLWVMIAAFLVFFMNLGFALVESGFCRAKNTVNILFKNFVVFAVSSIAFLVIGFGLEFGDGNPLFGTSGLFFASGVDNSPAMGDAYQGVYSALSWTGVPLWAKFFFQLVFAGTAATIVSGAVAERIKFKSFLLFTVFLVGVVYPIAGHLIWGGGWLATQGFLDFAGSTVVHSVGGWAALAGIIVLGPRLGKYGKGGKVNVIPGHNMTSAAIGVFVLWFGWFGFNPGSTMAADAASIAHIAVTTNTAAAAGTLSAMLTAWMLFKKPDLGLTLNGCLAGLVAITAPCAFVSVASSVIIGLVSGVIVVAAVVFFDRIRIDDPVGATAVHLANGVFGTIAVGLFADPTVAPSAAVAKPGLLLGGGMAQLGPQLIGVALVGGTVFALSLGFWYVTKLVSGGIRVTADEEIEGLDTGEHGNSAYPEFQVRSGGVFAGSGGTAGHALEPVTVPAKVGPTS, encoded by the coding sequence ATGAACACACGTCGCGCATCGACCGTCCTCGGAGGGCTCGCCGCCACGGCGGCAGCGCTCCTCCTCGCCCCCGCCGTGCTCGCGAGCGAGCCTCAGGCCGCTGCGGCGGCGCCCGCCTTCACGCAGGAGCTGGCGGACGCCATCGCCAACCAGAAGATCGCGATCGACACGCTGTGGGTGATGATCGCCGCGTTCCTCGTGTTCTTCATGAACCTCGGCTTCGCGCTCGTGGAGTCCGGCTTCTGCCGCGCGAAGAACACGGTGAACATCCTGTTCAAGAACTTCGTGGTGTTCGCCGTCTCCTCCATCGCCTTCCTCGTCATCGGCTTCGGCCTGGAGTTCGGCGACGGCAACCCGCTGTTCGGGACGAGCGGCCTCTTCTTCGCCTCGGGCGTCGACAACAGCCCGGCCATGGGCGACGCCTACCAGGGCGTCTACTCCGCGCTGAGCTGGACCGGCGTGCCGCTGTGGGCGAAGTTCTTCTTCCAGCTCGTCTTCGCCGGCACGGCCGCGACGATCGTGTCCGGCGCCGTCGCCGAGCGGATCAAGTTCAAGTCCTTCCTGCTCTTCACCGTGTTCCTGGTCGGCGTGGTCTACCCGATCGCCGGCCACCTGATCTGGGGCGGCGGCTGGCTCGCCACCCAGGGCTTCCTCGACTTCGCCGGCTCGACGGTGGTGCACTCCGTCGGCGGCTGGGCGGCGCTGGCCGGCATCATCGTGCTCGGGCCGCGGCTCGGGAAGTACGGGAAGGGCGGCAAGGTCAACGTCATCCCGGGTCACAACATGACGTCCGCCGCCATCGGCGTCTTCGTCCTGTGGTTCGGCTGGTTCGGGTTCAACCCCGGCTCGACCATGGCGGCCGACGCGGCCTCCATCGCCCACATCGCGGTCACCACCAACACGGCGGCGGCGGCCGGGACCCTCTCGGCCATGCTCACCGCCTGGATGCTGTTCAAGAAGCCCGACCTCGGCCTCACGCTGAACGGCTGCCTCGCCGGCCTGGTCGCGATCACCGCCCCCTGCGCCTTCGTGAGCGTGGCGAGCTCCGTCATCATCGGCCTCGTCTCCGGCGTCATCGTCGTCGCCGCGGTCGTGTTCTTCGACAGGATCCGGATCGACGATCCCGTCGGCGCCACCGCGGTGCACCTCGCGAACGGCGTCTTCGGCACCATCGCCGTGGGCCTCTTCGCGGATCCCACCGTGGCCCCGTCGGCCGCGGTGGCGAAGCCGGGCCTCCTGCTCGGCGGCGGGATGGCGCAGCTCGGCCCGCAGCTCATCGGCGTCGCGCTCGTGGGCGGCACGGTGTTCGCGCTCTCGCTCGGCTTCTGGTACGTGACGAAGCTCGTCTCCGGCGGAATCCGCGTCACGGCGGACGAGGAGATCGAGGGGCTCGACACGGGCGAGCACGGCAACTCCGCCTACCCCGAGTTCCAGGTGCGCTCCGGCGGCGTGTTCGCCGGCAGCGGCGGCACCGCGGGCCACGCGCTCGAGCCGGTGACGGTGCCCGCGAAGGTCGGTCCGACCAGCTAG
- a CDS encoding glycosyltransferase, with amino-acid sequence MIERVDIREHVRLDDYARFLHLAEPVRELRSEAALCVPRLAGRTVWMLSSTRSGGGVAEMMPRLVSILRELGVATEWVVMRPERPEFFALTKRLHGLLHGEGDPRLGPSDRALYERVSEECASALHPLLAPGDLLVVHDPQPLGAGARLQASLGLQAIWRCHIGLEVDSPVTRAGWSFLQPYAEAYDHASFSAPEYIRDFLAGRASVMRPTIDPLGHKNRELTPHKLVGILCNSGLVAHGHPVLTPPFADPALRLRPDGTFAPADRPADVGLLFRPVVTQVSRWDRLKGFRQLLEGFLALKRRVDDGAQPPRHRRRLEIVRLVLAGPDPYGIQDDPEARDVLAELTAAYVRLEPRAQADVAILTLPMSSLKENALMVNALQRCSTIVVQSSLREGFGLTATEAMWKGVPVLGTHAWGLRQQIRDGLDGRLVADPEDPGALAQALDEMLADPRQRSVWGQNGQRRVHEEFLVFRQVREWLRLLGAREGRAGAASPRSA; translated from the coding sequence ATGATCGAACGCGTCGACATCCGCGAGCACGTCCGGCTCGACGACTACGCCCGCTTCCTCCACCTCGCCGAGCCCGTGCGCGAGCTGCGCTCGGAGGCGGCGCTGTGCGTCCCGAGGCTCGCCGGGCGGACGGTCTGGATGCTCAGCTCGACGCGCTCGGGCGGTGGCGTCGCGGAGATGATGCCCCGCCTCGTCTCGATCCTGAGAGAGCTGGGGGTCGCCACCGAGTGGGTGGTGATGCGGCCGGAGCGTCCGGAGTTCTTCGCGCTGACGAAGCGCCTTCACGGCCTGCTCCACGGCGAGGGGGACCCGCGCCTCGGGCCGTCGGACCGGGCCCTCTACGAGCGCGTGAGCGAGGAGTGCGCGAGCGCCCTGCACCCGCTCCTCGCGCCCGGCGATCTCCTGGTGGTCCACGATCCCCAGCCCCTCGGCGCGGGGGCCCGGCTGCAGGCCTCGCTGGGGCTGCAGGCGATCTGGCGCTGCCACATCGGGCTCGAGGTGGATTCGCCCGTCACCCGCGCCGGCTGGTCGTTCCTGCAGCCGTACGCGGAGGCCTACGACCACGCGAGCTTCTCGGCGCCCGAGTACATCCGCGACTTCCTCGCCGGGCGCGCGTCCGTGATGCGCCCCACCATCGATCCGCTCGGTCACAAGAACCGCGAGCTGACCCCGCACAAGCTGGTGGGCATCCTGTGCAACTCCGGCCTGGTCGCGCACGGCCATCCGGTGCTGACCCCGCCGTTCGCCGACCCGGCGCTCCGGCTCCGGCCCGACGGCACGTTCGCGCCGGCGGATCGGCCGGCGGACGTCGGCCTGCTGTTCCGTCCCGTGGTGACCCAGGTCTCGCGGTGGGATCGGCTGAAGGGCTTCCGGCAGCTGCTCGAAGGGTTCCTCGCCCTCAAGCGGCGCGTCGACGACGGCGCCCAGCCGCCGAGACACCGGCGCCGGCTGGAGATCGTCCGGCTCGTGCTCGCCGGGCCGGATCCCTACGGGATCCAGGACGACCCCGAGGCGCGCGACGTGCTCGCCGAGCTGACCGCCGCGTACGTCCGCCTCGAGCCGCGAGCGCAGGCGGACGTGGCCATCCTCACGCTGCCCATGTCCTCGCTCAAGGAGAACGCGCTCATGGTGAACGCCCTCCAGCGCTGCTCCACCATCGTGGTGCAGAGCTCCCTGCGCGAGGGCTTCGGGCTCACCGCGACCGAGGCGATGTGGAAGGGCGTCCCGGTGCTCGGCACGCACGCGTGGGGGCTGCGCCAGCAGATCCGCGACGGCCTCGACGGCCGGCTCGTCGCCGATCCGGAGGACCCCGGGGCGCTCGCCCAGGCGCTCGACGAGATGCTCGCGGACCCGAGGCAGCGGTCCGTCTGGGGCCAGAACGGGCAGCGGCGGGTCCACGAGGAGTTCCTGGTGTTCAGGCAGGTGCGCGAGTGGCTGCGGTTGCTCGGCGCGCGCGAGGGTCGAGCGGGAGCGGCCTCGCCGCGGAGCGCGTAG
- a CDS encoding YceI family protein, translating to MKKLMVSLLSLVPALALAAPSSWSVDPTHSQVGFAVKHLVISNVRGEFTKYEGKLVLDEADVTRSQVEATVDVNSVDTKVADRDAHLKSADFFDAAKYPSMTFKSTKVAKAGKDKLKVTGDLTLRGVTRPVVLDVVTTPEVKGMNGETRRGFSATTRISRKDFGLTWNKLVEAGPAVGDDVSIALELEVVKAQPKTASR from the coding sequence ATGAAGAAGCTCATGGTGTCTCTGCTGTCGCTCGTCCCCGCGCTCGCGCTCGCCGCTCCGTCCAGCTGGAGCGTGGACCCCACCCACTCGCAGGTCGGGTTCGCGGTGAAGCACCTCGTCATCTCCAACGTCCGCGGCGAGTTCACGAAGTACGAAGGCAAGCTCGTCCTCGACGAGGCGGACGTGACGAGGTCGCAGGTGGAGGCCACCGTCGACGTGAACAGCGTCGACACGAAGGTCGCCGACCGCGACGCCCACCTGAAGTCGGCCGACTTCTTCGACGCGGCGAAGTACCCCTCGATGACCTTCAAGTCCACCAAGGTCGCGAAGGCCGGCAAGGACAAGCTGAAGGTGACGGGCGACCTCACGCTGCGCGGCGTGACCAGGCCGGTGGTGCTCGACGTCGTCACGACGCCCGAGGTGAAGGGCATGAACGGCGAGACGCGCCGCGGCTTCTCGGCGACGACGCGGATCAGCCGAAAGGACTTCGGCCTCACCTGGAACAAGCTGGTCGAGGCCGGCCCCGCCGTCGGCGACGACGTCTCCATCGCGCTCGAGCTCGAGGTGGTGAAGGCTCAGCCGAAGACCGCATCGCGCTGA
- a CDS encoding YceI family protein has product MTNPWDIDVSHSAVHFHVRHMVISKVHGRFARWSGALQLDEQDLTRSSVDVRIEAASIDTQVADRDAHLKSADFLDVARYPELTFRSKRIEKAGDRYRVVGDLELHGVTREVVLDAEFAGTGKDPWGNQRAGFAAKASLDRREFGLVWNAALETGGVLVGEKVEISIELEAVKRAAAAPVAA; this is encoded by the coding sequence ATGACGAACCCCTGGGACATCGACGTCAGCCACTCCGCCGTCCACTTCCACGTCCGGCACATGGTCATCTCCAAGGTGCACGGCCGGTTCGCGAGGTGGTCCGGCGCCCTCCAGCTCGACGAGCAGGACCTCACCCGCTCCTCCGTCGACGTCCGTATCGAGGCCGCGTCCATCGACACCCAGGTGGCGGATCGCGACGCCCACCTCAAGTCCGCCGACTTCCTCGACGTCGCGAGGTACCCGGAGCTGACCTTCCGCTCGAAGCGGATCGAGAAGGCGGGCGACCGGTACCGCGTCGTCGGCGACCTGGAGCTGCACGGCGTCACGCGGGAGGTGGTCCTCGACGCGGAGTTCGCCGGCACCGGCAAGGACCCGTGGGGCAACCAGCGCGCGGGCTTCGCGGCGAAGGCCTCCCTCGACCGGCGCGAGTTCGGACTCGTCTGGAACGCCGCGCTCGAGACCGGGGGCGTGCTCGTCGGCGAGAAGGTGGAGATCTCCATCGAGCTCGAGGCCGTGAAGCGGGCGGCCGCCGCTCCCGTCGCCGCGTGA